The following are encoded together in the Rhodanobacter soli genome:
- a CDS encoding sensor domain-containing protein, giving the protein MNQPSSPLESGAGLPFSNVMDLLLDAICVVDVQGRYVFVSAAFERIFGYTPEEVIGRPMIELVHPDDRERTLQAANEIMAGQPKPHFQNRYVRKDGRVIHIMWSARWSEADQVRIAVARDVTELKRAELMQVALHAISEAAHSAEDLLTLFLHIHQIVGKLLPARNFFVALYDAQKDELSFPYFVDEYDQPPPTQSLESGTLTSEVIRSGQALLLTPDTRVELPARVRPIVGRDSLEWLGGQQGVIGALVVQSYSGEVRYTQQDKALLQFVSTQIAAAIERKKSETRLQYLAQHDQLTDLPNRELFHDRLRTALARARRDGQRLAVLYLDLDQFKPVNDKHGHDVGDLLLREAAARISQCVRDSDTVGRIGGDEFVVLLNGIDLPEHVVTIAAKIHAALRQPFELAGCRLQVSASIGIALYPDHGEDGKLLLRHADDAMYDAKRQGGDRALMSGAP; this is encoded by the coding sequence ATGAACCAACCGTCTTCTCCGCTGGAATCGGGCGCCGGCCTCCCCTTCAGCAACGTCATGGACCTCCTGCTCGACGCGATCTGCGTAGTGGACGTCCAGGGCCGCTACGTCTTCGTCAGTGCCGCCTTCGAACGCATCTTCGGCTACACGCCGGAAGAGGTCATCGGCCGGCCGATGATCGAACTGGTCCACCCCGACGACCGCGAGCGTACCCTGCAAGCGGCGAACGAGATCATGGCCGGCCAGCCCAAACCGCATTTCCAGAACCGCTACGTGCGCAAGGACGGCCGGGTCATCCACATCATGTGGTCGGCGCGCTGGTCGGAGGCGGACCAGGTGCGGATCGCGGTGGCGCGCGACGTCACCGAGCTCAAGCGTGCCGAACTGATGCAGGTGGCATTGCACGCCATTTCCGAGGCGGCGCACTCGGCAGAGGATCTGCTGACATTGTTCCTGCACATCCACCAGATCGTCGGCAAGCTGCTGCCGGCCAGGAATTTCTTCGTGGCCTTGTACGACGCGCAGAAGGACGAGCTGAGCTTTCCCTACTTCGTCGACGAGTACGACCAGCCGCCCCCGACGCAAAGCCTGGAATCGGGCACACTCACCAGCGAGGTGATCCGCAGCGGACAGGCGCTGCTGCTGACGCCGGATACTCGGGTGGAACTGCCCGCGCGGGTGCGCCCGATCGTCGGCCGGGATTCGCTGGAATGGCTCGGCGGACAACAGGGCGTGATCGGCGCGCTGGTGGTGCAGAGTTACTCCGGCGAAGTGCGCTACACCCAGCAGGACAAGGCGCTGCTGCAGTTCGTCTCCACCCAGATCGCCGCGGCGATCGAGCGCAAGAAGAGCGAAACCCGGCTGCAGTACCTCGCCCAGCACGATCAGCTCACCGACCTGCCGAACCGCGAACTGTTCCACGACCGGCTGCGCACCGCATTGGCCAGAGCCCGGCGCGATGGACAGCGGCTGGCCGTGCTGTACCTCGACCTGGACCAGTTCAAGCCGGTCAACGACAAGCATGGCCACGACGTCGGCGACCTGCTGCTGCGCGAGGCGGCCGCGCGCATCAGCCAGTGCGTGCGCGACTCCGATACGGTCGGCCGCATCGGCGGCGACGAATTCGTGGTGCTGCTCAACGGCATCGACCTGCCCGAACACGTCGTCACGATCGCCGCGAAGATCCATGCCGCGCTCAGACAGCCGTTCGAACTGGCCGGCTGCCGGCTGCAAGTGTCGGCGAGCATCGGCATCGCCCTGTACCCCGATCACGGCGAGGACGGCAAGCTGCTGCTGCGGCATGCCGACGACGCGATGTACGACGCCAAGCGGCAAGGCGGCGACCGCGCGCTGATGAGCGGTGCGCCATAG
- a CDS encoding MarR family winged helix-turn-helix transcriptional regulator, translated as MSTSRTSSTLAANATPRLDAQLCFALYSAGLAMNKVYRKLLKSLDLTYPQYLVMMVLWEDESLSVSEIGERLFLDSATLTPLLKRLETAGLVTRLRSRDDERHVVISLTARGKALQTKAGKVQESVFCATRCTPDQLMHLKRELQDLRGKLSDSV; from the coding sequence ATGAGCACGTCCCGCACATCGTCGACGCTTGCCGCGAACGCCACGCCCCGGCTGGACGCGCAGCTGTGCTTCGCCCTGTACTCGGCCGGGCTGGCGATGAACAAGGTTTACCGCAAGCTGCTCAAGTCGTTGGACCTCACCTATCCGCAATACCTGGTGATGATGGTGTTGTGGGAGGACGAAAGCCTCAGCGTGTCGGAGATCGGCGAACGGTTGTTCCTCGATTCGGCCACGCTCACCCCGTTGCTGAAACGGCTGGAAACGGCGGGACTGGTGACGCGGCTGCGTTCGCGCGACGACGAGCGCCACGTGGTGATTTCGCTGACCGCGCGCGGCAAGGCGCTGCAGACAAAGGCCGGCAAGGTGCAGGAGTCGGTGTTCTGCGCCACCCGGTGCACGCCGGACCAGTTGATGCACCTGAAACGGGAACTGCAGGACCTGCGCGGCAAGTTGTCCGACAGCGTCTGA
- a CDS encoding organic hydroperoxide resistance protein, with protein MSIEKVLYRSKATATGGRDGRATSSDNVLDVRLTTPKELGGAGGDGTNPEQLFAAGYSACFLGAMKFVAAQQKLQLPADTQVTGQVGIGQIPTGFGIEVELTISIPGLPRADAEALVQKAHVVCPYSNATRNNIDVTLTIA; from the coding sequence ATGTCCATCGAAAAAGTCCTCTATCGCTCCAAGGCCACGGCCACTGGCGGCCGCGACGGCCGCGCCACCTCGTCCGACAACGTGCTCGACGTCAGGCTGACTACACCGAAGGAACTCGGCGGCGCCGGTGGCGACGGCACCAATCCGGAACAGTTGTTCGCCGCCGGCTACTCGGCCTGCTTCCTCGGCGCGATGAAGTTCGTGGCAGCCCAGCAGAAACTGCAACTGCCGGCCGATACCCAGGTGACCGGCCAGGTCGGCATCGGCCAGATCCCCACCGGCTTCGGCATCGAAGTCGAGCTGACCATCTCGATCCCCGGCCTGCCCCGCGCCGACGCCGAAGCGCTGGTGCAGAAGGCGCACGTCGTGTGCCCGTACTCCAACGCCACTCGCAACAACATCGACGTGACGCTGACCATCGCCTGA
- a CDS encoding lipocalin family protein, whose protein sequence is MRMFRRLLMAALLAAALPTVAATLPNQPVPSLDIHRYAGQWHEIARLPMYFERKCLDAVVATYTPNPDDTVHIHNACRTSKGRMSVDGVARMKDNQPAALEVRFVPAWLTWLPMAWADYWVIEVDADYQWAVIGSPGRKHLWILARRPTMDRALFQTLKEHSRQRGYEVDQLIMTAPLD, encoded by the coding sequence ATGCGCATGTTTCGCCGGCTGTTGATGGCCGCGCTGCTGGCCGCTGCCCTGCCGACGGTGGCCGCCACCTTGCCGAATCAGCCCGTGCCGTCGCTCGACATCCATCGCTACGCCGGCCAGTGGCACGAGATCGCGCGCCTGCCGATGTATTTCGAGCGCAAATGCCTGGATGCCGTCGTCGCCACCTACACGCCGAATCCCGACGACACCGTCCACATCCACAACGCCTGCCGCACCAGCAAGGGTCGGATGTCCGTCGACGGAGTGGCGCGGATGAAGGACAACCAGCCCGCGGCGCTGGAGGTGCGCTTCGTGCCCGCCTGGCTGACCTGGCTGCCGATGGCATGGGCCGACTACTGGGTGATCGAGGTGGACGCCGACTACCAGTGGGCCGTGATCGGCAGTCCCGGGCGCAAGCACCTGTGGATACTCGCGCGCCGCCCCACGATGGATCGCGCGCTGTTCCAGACCCTCAAGGAACACTCGCGCCAACGTGGCTACGAGGTCGACCAGCTGATCATGACCGCGCCGCTGGATTGA
- a CDS encoding ATP-binding cassette domain-containing protein: MSTAESPGGIAFALVQAGKRYGKVHALEQTSLAFAAGTTSALIGSSGSGKSTVLRLLLGLEWPDHGHVEVDGKPLQRTDVLQLRRRVGYVIQDGGLFPHLTALGNLALLPRHLGWNRERIQQRAEQLAALTHLPVGVLERYPAELSGGQRQRVALMRALMVDPDALLLDEPLGALDPVVRHELQDELKQIFDRLGKTVIVVTHDLAEAAWFAERLVLLRRGAVLQDGTFHDLRDRPVDAFVSRFVEAQRRLPEAP; encoded by the coding sequence ATGTCCACGGCTGAGTCTCCCGGCGGCATCGCTTTCGCGCTGGTGCAGGCGGGCAAGCGCTACGGCAAGGTGCATGCGCTCGAACAAACCAGCCTGGCCTTCGCTGCCGGCACCACCAGCGCACTGATCGGCAGCAGCGGCTCGGGCAAGTCCACCGTGCTGCGCCTGCTGCTCGGATTGGAGTGGCCGGACCATGGCCACGTCGAAGTCGACGGCAAACCCCTGCAGCGCACCGACGTGCTGCAGCTGCGCCGGCGAGTGGGCTACGTGATCCAGGATGGCGGCCTGTTCCCGCATCTCACCGCACTGGGCAACCTGGCCCTGCTGCCGCGCCACCTCGGTTGGAACCGCGAGCGGATCCAGCAGCGCGCGGAACAACTCGCCGCGCTGACCCATCTGCCGGTTGGTGTGCTGGAGCGCTACCCGGCCGAACTGTCCGGCGGCCAGCGCCAGCGCGTGGCGCTGATGCGCGCCTTGATGGTCGACCCCGACGCGTTGCTGCTGGACGAACCGCTGGGCGCGCTCGATCCGGTGGTGCGGCACGAACTGCAGGACGAGCTCAAACAGATCTTCGACCGGCTCGGCAAGACCGTGATCGTGGTCACCCACGACCTCGCCGAAGCAGCCTGGTTCGCCGAACGGCTGGTGCTGCTGCGCCGAGGCGCCGTGCTGCAGGACGGGACTTTCCACGACCTGCGCGACCGCCCCGTCGACGCCTTCGTCAGCCGCTTCGTCGAGGCGCAGCGACGCCTGCCGGAGGCCCCATGA